A DNA window from Thalassospiraceae bacterium LMO-JJ14 contains the following coding sequences:
- a CDS encoding Bax inhibitor-1/YccA family protein encodes MTHSQAYDASIDMGLRKYMLGVYNYMTLGVAITGLMAYVVSTQPAIMQAIFGTGLAWVVMLAPLAFVMVLSFGINKLSASATQLMFWAFASVMGLSLSTIFIAYTDASIARVFFITAGAFAGLSLYGYTTKRDLTGFGSFLVMGLIGLVIAMVVNMFLASSAMDFAISVIGVLIFAGLTAYDTQRIKSMYYEGDSADTMTKKSVMGALSLYLDFINMFMMLLHLFGNRE; translated from the coding sequence ATGACCCATTCGCAGGCGTACGACGCCTCGATCGATATGGGTCTGCGCAAGTACATGCTGGGGGTCTACAACTACATGACCCTGGGCGTGGCCATTACCGGCCTGATGGCCTATGTGGTATCAACGCAGCCGGCGATCATGCAGGCGATTTTCGGCACCGGTCTGGCGTGGGTCGTAATGCTGGCACCGCTGGCGTTCGTGATGGTGCTGAGCTTCGGCATCAACAAACTGAGCGCATCGGCGACGCAGTTGATGTTCTGGGCTTTTGCCTCGGTCATGGGCCTGTCGTTGTCGACGATCTTCATCGCCTACACGGATGCGTCAATTGCACGTGTATTCTTCATCACCGCCGGCGCCTTCGCAGGCCTCAGCCTGTACGGCTACACCACAAAACGCGATCTGACCGGTTTCGGCTCGTTCCTGGTGATGGGCCTGATCGGCCTGGTCATCGCCATGGTCGTCAACATGTTCCTGGCCAGTTCGGCCATGGACTTTGCGATCTCGGTGATCGGCGTGCTGATCTTCGCCGGCCTGACCGCGTATGACACGCAACGCATCAAGTCGATGTACTACGAAGGCGACAGCGCCGATACCATGACCAAGAAAAGCGTCATGGGTGCGTTGTCTCTATATCTCGACTTCATCAACATGTTCATGATGCTGCTGCACCTGTTCGGTAACCGCGAATAA